Proteins encoded by one window of Yersinia massiliensis:
- the aguB gene encoding N-carbamoylputrescine amidase, translating to MTKVTVAATQMACSWDLPKNIENAEKLVRQAHVKGAQIILIQELFAAPYFCIDQSPEHYALAQELDNSPLIQHFSQLAAELQVVLPLSFFEKANNAYYNSLVMIDADGAVLDVYRKTHIPNGPAYQEKQFFIPGDTGFKVWQTRYAKVGVGICWDQWFPETARSLALLGAEIIFYPTAIGSEPAYPEIDSQPHWTRVQQGHAAANLVPVIASNRIGTEKSKFIDGLEMTFYGSSFIADQTGALLAQANKTDETVLVHEFDLQEIAAQRASWGLFRDRRPEMYQALATSDGKTRR from the coding sequence ATGACAAAAGTGACTGTTGCTGCGACTCAAATGGCGTGTTCTTGGGACCTGCCAAAGAACATTGAAAATGCGGAGAAGCTGGTTCGTCAAGCGCATGTCAAGGGCGCGCAGATTATCCTAATTCAGGAACTGTTTGCCGCACCATATTTCTGTATTGATCAAAGCCCAGAACACTATGCACTGGCGCAAGAACTGGATAACAGCCCATTGATCCAGCATTTCTCCCAGTTAGCGGCGGAACTGCAAGTCGTCTTGCCACTGAGTTTCTTTGAGAAAGCCAACAATGCATATTACAACTCGCTGGTCATGATCGATGCCGATGGCGCTGTGTTGGATGTTTATCGTAAAACTCACATTCCAAATGGCCCTGCCTATCAGGAAAAACAATTCTTTATCCCCGGCGACACCGGTTTTAAAGTCTGGCAGACCCGTTACGCTAAAGTGGGTGTTGGCATCTGTTGGGATCAGTGGTTCCCAGAAACTGCTCGTAGCTTGGCACTGCTTGGTGCAGAGATCATCTTCTACCCAACAGCCATCGGCTCTGAACCTGCTTACCCTGAAATCGACAGTCAGCCACACTGGACCCGTGTTCAGCAAGGCCATGCTGCCGCTAATCTGGTGCCAGTGATTGCCTCTAACCGTATTGGCACTGAAAAAAGCAAGTTTATTGATGGTCTGGAAATGACCTTCTACGGCTCTTCTTTCATCGCCGACCAAACCGGTGCTCTGCTGGCTCAAGCCAACAAAACCGATGAAACCGTGTTGGTGCATGAGTTCGATTTACAGGAAATTGCCGCCCAACGCGCTTCATGGGGCTTATTCCGCGATCGTCGTCCAGAAATGTATCAGGCATTAGCCACTTCTGACGGCAAGACCCGGAGATAA
- the ruvX gene encoding Holliday junction resolvase RuvX encodes MANRTIIAFDFGTKSIGVAIGQEVTGTARALTSFKAQDGTPDWQKVEKLLKEWQPDLVVVGLPLNMDGTEQPLTARARRFANRLHGRFGVQIALQDERLSTVEARANLFDSGGYRALDKGSVDAASAVIILESWFDEQAG; translated from the coding sequence ATGGCTAATCGTACTATTATTGCCTTTGATTTCGGCACCAAAAGTATTGGTGTCGCGATTGGTCAAGAAGTCACAGGGACGGCCAGAGCATTGACTTCGTTTAAAGCTCAAGATGGCACCCCAGACTGGCAGAAGGTCGAAAAACTGCTCAAAGAGTGGCAACCTGATTTGGTGGTCGTCGGCTTACCGCTGAATATGGATGGCACCGAACAACCACTCACCGCACGTGCGCGTCGGTTTGCTAATCGCCTGCATGGCCGCTTTGGTGTACAAATAGCCTTACAAGATGAACGACTCAGCACCGTCGAGGCTCGCGCCAATTTGTTTGATAGTGGCGGCTACCGTGCATTAGATAAAGGCAGTGTTGACGCCGCTTCTGCGGTTATTATTTTGGAAAGTTGGTTTGATGAGCAAGCAGGCTAA